A single window of Silurus meridionalis isolate SWU-2019-XX chromosome 11, ASM1480568v1, whole genome shotgun sequence DNA harbors:
- the LOC124393120 gene encoding mucin-12-like isoform X8: MWCCKRLWLLLIALVHILDVRALGVWNRRPAQDWYSVDVKMGLDQTQGSSFLPDGGHNSTARRDESKANAGALQNSVVSHAGLSSSDALGTGFSGQSENIFNTIQGFQTQNVGLCAQSTSDQDVPTPEIQTSHGVQSFGMSNHQGLPSPCGGSQTGPAFIVTQQTSENAMSSGSMLGTSSFTNGYQTQGLTGYGLFQGLVSQFGSSQTQPGTNQLSFAPASTVTQQVTDSATTGGSSSFSIPSSPSGSQSPSAYWLSLGLSSPYGGFQTQPGTNQLGSVPASTVTQQVTDSATTGGSPSGSQSSTGYGLFQGLVSQFGSSQTQPGTNQLSSAPASTVTQQVTDSATTGGSPSGSQSSTGYGLFQGLVSQFGSSQTQPGTNQLSSAPASTVTQQVTDSATTGGSSSFSIPSSPSGSQSPSAYWLSLGLSSPYGGFQTQPGTNQLGSVPASTVTQQVTDSATTGGSPSGSQSSTGYGLFQGLVSQFGSSQTQPGTNQLSSAPASTVTQQVTDSATTGGSPSGSQSPSAYWLSLGLSSPYGGFQTQPGTNQLGSVPASTVTQQVTDSATTGDSPSGSQSSTGYGLFQGLVSQFGSSQTQPGTNQLSSAPASTVTQQVTDSATTGGSPSGSQSSTGYGLFQGLVSQFGSSQTQPGTNQLSSAPASTVTQQVTDSATTGGSSSFSIPSSPSGSQSPSAYWLSLGLSSPYGGFQTQPGTNQLSFAPASTVTQQVTDSATTGGSPSGSQSPSAYWLSLGLSSPYGGFQTQPGTNQLSSAPASTVTQQVTDSATTGGSPSGSQSSTGYGLFQGLVSQFGSSQTQPGTNQLSSAPASTVTQQVTDSATTGGSSSFSIPSSPSGSQSSTGYGLFQGLVSQFGSSQTQPGTNQLSSAPALTVTQQSAETGPSISPPVSVSSSLSGSQSPSAYWLSLGLSSPYGGFQTQPGTNQLASVPASTVTQQVTDSATTGGSSSFSISSSPSGSQSSTGYGLFQGLVNQFGSTQTQPGTNQLSSAPASTVTQQSAETGPSISPPVSLSSSLSGSHSPSAYWLSLGLSSPYGGFQTQPGTNQLSSAPASTVTQQVTDSATTGGSPSGSQSSTGYGLFQGLSSHDGGFQTQPGTNQLSSAPASTVTQQVTDSATTGGSSSFSIPSSPSGSQSSTGYGLFQGLVSQFGSSQTQQGTNQLSSAPASTVTQQSAESGPSISPPVSLSSSLSGSQSPSAYWLSLGLSSPFGGFQTQPGTNQLGSVPASTVTQQVTDSAPTGGSPSGSQSSTGYGLFQGLVSQFGSSQTQPGTNQLSFAPASTVTQQVTDSATTGGSSSFSIPSSPSGSQSPSAYWLSLGLSSPYGGFQTQPGTNQLGSVPASTVTQQVTDSATTGDSPSGSQSSTGYGLFQGLVSQFGSSQTQPGTNQLSSAPALTVTQQVTDSATTGGSPSGSQSPSAYWLSLGLSSPYGGFQTQPGTNQLGSVPASTVTQQVTDSATTGGSSSFSIPSSPSGSQSPSAYWLSLGLSSPYGGFQTQPGTNQLGSVPASTVTQQVTDSATTGDSPSGSQSSTGYGLFQGLVSQFGSSQTQPGTNQLSSAPASTVTQQVTDSATTGGSPSGSQSSTGYGLFQGLVSQFGSSQTQPGTNQLSFAPASTVTQQVTDSATTGGSSSFSIPSSPSGSQSPSAYWLSLGLSSPYGGFQTQPGTNQLGSVPASTVTQQVTDSATTGGSPSGSQSSTGYGLFQGLVSQFGSSQTQPGTNQLSSAPASTVTQQVTDSATTGGSSSFSIPSSPSGSQSPSAYWLSLGLSSPYGGFQTQPGTNQLGSVPASTVTQQVTDSATTGGSPSGSQSPSAYWLSLGLSSPYGGFQTQPGTNQLGSVPASTVTQQVTDSATTGGSPSGSQSSTGYGLFQGLVSQFGSSQTQPGTNQLSFAPASTVTQQVTDSATTGGSSSFSIPSSPSGSQSPSAYWLSLGLSSPYGGFQTQPGTNQLGSVPASTVTQQVTDSATTGGSPSGSQSSTGYGLFQGLVSQFGSSQTQPGTNQLSSAPASTVTQQVTDSATTGGSPSGSQSSTGYGLFQGLVSQFGSSQTQPGTNQLSSAPASTVTQQVTDSATTGGSPSGSQSSTGYGLFQGLVSQFGSSQTQPGTNQLSSAPASTVTQQVTDSATTGGSSSFSIPSSPSGSQSPSAYWLSLGLSSPYGGFQTQPGTNQLSSAPASTVTQQVTDSATTGGSSSFSIPSSPSGSQSSTGYGLFQGLSSPYGGFQTQPGTNQLSSAPASTVTQQVTDSATTGGSPSGSQSSTGYGLFQGLSSHDGGFQTQPGTNQLSSAPASTVTQQVTDSATTGGSSSFSIPSSPSGSQSSTGYGLFQGLVSQFGSSQTQQGTNQLSSAPASTVTQQSAESGPSISPPVSLSSSLSGSQSPSAYWLSLGLSSPFGGFQTQPGTNQLGSVPASTVTQQVTDSATTGGSSSFSISSSPSGSQSSTGYGLFQGLVNQFGSTQTQPGTNQLSSAPASTVTQQSAETGPSISPPVSLSSSLSGSQSSTGYGLFQGLSSHDGGFQTQPGTNQLSSAPASTVTQQVTDSSTTGGSSSFSIPSSPSGSQSPSAYWLSLGLSSPYGGFQTQPGTNQLGSVPASTVTQQVTDSGTTGGSPSGSQSSSGYGLFQGLVSQSGSSQTQPGTNQLSSVPALTVTQQSVESGPSISPPVSLSSSLSGSQSPSAYWLSLGLSSPYGGFQTQQGTNQLSSAPASTVTQQVTGSATTGGSPSGSQSSTGYGLSQQGTNYLGSVTALTSSSASSAFQSQTLSQEQSHNVQQLGTFNQMLPAFWFGHQSCKNNVFSGSSNISKLTSH; this comes from the exons ATGTGGTGCTGCAAAAG GCTCTGGTTACTCTTAATTGCTTTAGTTCACATACTGGATGTAAGGGCACTTGGAG TGTGGAACAGAAGGCCTGCACAGGATTGGTACAGTGTTGATGTAAAGATGGGTCTTGATCAGACTCAAGGAAGCAGTTTCCTTCCTGATGGTGGCCACAACTCCACAGCCAGGAGGGATGAAAGTAAAGCCAATGCTGGAGCTTTGCAAAATAGTGTAGTCTCTCATGCAGGCTTATCTTCATCAGATGCCCTGGGAACTGGATTTTCTGGTCAGTCAGAGAATATATTTAACACCATTCAAGGCTTCCAAACTCAGAATGTTGGTTTGTGTGCTCAATCCACATCTGATCAGGATGTTCCAACCCCTGAGATTCAGACCAGCCATGGGGTTCAATCTTTTGGCATGTCAAACCATCAAGGGCTTCCAAGCCCATGTGGTGGTAGTCAAACAGGCCCTGCCTTTATTGTGACTCAGCAGACCTCAGAAAATGCAATGTCCAGTGGTTCAATGCTTGGTACATCAAGCTTTACCAATGGTTATCAAACCCAAGGCTTGACTGGCTATGGACTGTTTCAAGGGCTTGTGAGCCAGTTTGGTAGTTCCCagacacagccaggcacaaatcaaCTGAGTTTTGCTCCTGCTTCAACTGTGACCCAGCAGGTAACTGACAGTGCTACAACAGGAGGCTCCTCTAGTTTCAGCATCCCAAGCTCtcctagtggttctcaaagccCCTCTGCCTATTGGCTTTCCCTAGGCCTTTCCAGCCCATATGGTGGTTTCCagacacagccaggcacaaatcaaCTGGGCTCTGTTCCTGCTTCAACTGTGACCCAGCAGGTAACTGACAGTGCTACAACAGGAGGCTCtcctagtggttctcaaagctcAACTGGCTATGGACTGTTTCAAGGACTTGTGAGCCAGTTTGGTAGTTCCCagacacagccaggcacaaatcaactgagttctgctcctgcttcaactgtgacccagcaggtaactgacagtgctacaacaggaggctctcctagtggttctcaaagctcAACTGGTTATGGACTGTTTCAAGGACTTGTGAGCCAGTTTGGTAGTTCCCagacacagccaggcacaaatcaaCTGAGTTCTGCTCCTGCTTCAACTGTGACCCAGCAGGTAACTGACAGTGCTACAACAGGAGGCTCCTCTAGTTTCAGCATCCCAAGCTCtcctagtggttctcaaagccCCTCTGCCTATTGGCTTTCCCTAGGCCTTTCCAGCCCATATGGTGGTTTCCagacacagccaggcacaaatcaaCTGGGCTCTGTTCCTGCTTCAACTGTGACCCAGCAGGTAACTGACAGTGCTACAACAGGAGGCTCtcctagtggttctcaaagctcAACTGGCTATGGACTGTTTCAAGGACTTGTGAGCCAGTTTGGTAGTTCCCagacacagccaggcacaaatcaactgagttctgctcctgcttcaactgtgacccagcaggtaactgacagtgctacaacaggaggctctcctagtggttctcaaagccCCTCTGCCTATTGGCTTTCCCTAGGCCTTTCCAGCCCTTATGGTGGTTTCCagacacagccaggcacaaatcaaCTGGGCTCTGTTCCTGCTTCAACTGTGACCCAGCAGGTAACTGACAGTGCTACAACAGGAGACTCtcctagtggttctcaaagctcAACTGGCTATGGACTGTTTCAAGGACTTGTGAGCCAGTTTGGTAGTTCCCagacacagccaggcacaaatcaactgagttctgctcctgcttcaactgtgacccagcaggtaactgacagtgctacaacaggaggctctcctagtggttctcaaagctcAACTGGTTATGGACTGTTTCAAGGACTTGTGAGCCAGTTTGGTAGTTCCCagacacagccaggcacaaatcaaCTGAGTTCTGCTCCTGCTTCAACTGTGACCCAGCAGGTAACTGACAGTGCTACAACAGGAG GCTCCTCTAGTTTCAGCATCCCAAGCTCtcctagtggttctcaaagccCCTCTGCCTATTGGCTTTCCCTAGGCCTTTCCAGCCCATATGGTGGCTTCCagacacagccaggcacaaatcaactgagttttgctcctgcttcaactgtgacccagcaggtaactgacagtgctacaacaggaggctctcctagtggttctcaaagccCCTCTGCCTATTGGCTTTCCCTAGGCCTTTCCAGCCCTTATGGTGGTTTCCagacacagccag gcacaaatcaaCTGAGTTCTGCTCCTGCTTCAACTGTGACCCAGCAGGTAACTGACAGTGCTACAACAGGAG GCTCtcctagtggttctcaaagctcAACTGGTTATGGACTGTTTCAAGGACTTGTGAGCCAGTTTGGTAGTTCCCagacacagccaggcacaaatcaactgagttctgctcctgcttcaactgtgacccagcaggtaactgacagtgctacaacaggag GCTCCTCTAGTTTCAGCATCCCAA GCTCtcctagtggttctcaaagctcAACTGGCTATGGACTGTTTCAAGGACTTGTGAGCCAGTTTGGTAGTTCCCagacacagccaggcacaaatcaaCTGAGTTCTGCTCCTGCTTTAACTGTGACCCAACAGTCTGCTGAGACTGGACCATCCATTAGCCCTCCTGTTTCAGTGTCCTCCAGTTTGAGTGGTTCTCAAAGCCCCTCTGCCTATTGGCTTTCCCTAGGCCTTTCCAGCCCATATGGTGGTTTCCagacacagccaggcacaaatcaaCTGGCCTCTGTTCCTGCTTCAACTGTGACCCAGCAGGTAACTGACAGTGCTACAACAGGAGGCTCCTCTAGTTTCAGCATCTCCAGCTCtcctagtggttctcaaagctcAACTGGCTATGGACTGTTTCAAGGACTTGTGAACCAGTTTGGTAGTACCCagacacagccaggcacaaatcaaCTGAGTTCTGCTCCTGCTTCAACTGTGACCCAACAGTCTGCTGAGACTGGACCATCCATTAGCCCTCCTGTTTCATTGTCCTCCAGTTTGAGTGGTTCTCACAGCCCCTCTGCCTATTGGCTTTCCCTAGGCCTTTCCAGCCCATATGGTGGTTTCCagacacagccaggcacaaatcaactgagttctgctcctgcttcaactgtgacccagcaggtaactgacagtgctacaacaggaggctctcctagtggttctcaaagctcAACTGGCTATGGACTGTTTCAAGGACTTTCCAGCCATGATGGTGGTTTCCagacacagccaggcacaaatcaaCTGAGTTCTGCTCCTGCTTCAACTGTGACCCAGCAGGTAACTGACAGTGCTACAACAGGAGGCTCCTCTAGTTTCAGCATCCCAAGCTCtcctagtggttctcaaagctcAACTGGCTATGGACTGTTTCAAGGACTTGTGAGCCAGTTTGGTAGTTCCCAGACACAGCAAGGCACAAATCAACTGAGTTCTGCTCCTGCTTCAACTGTAACCCAACAGTCTGCTGAGAGTGGACCATCCATTAGCCCTCCTGTTTCATTGTCCTCCAGTTTGAGTGGGTCTCAAAGCCCCTCTGCCTATTGGCTTTCCCTAGGCCTTTCCAGCCCATTTGGTGGTTTCCAGACACAGCCAGGAACAAATCAACTGGGCTCTGTTCCTGCTTCAACTGTGACCCAGCAGGTAACTGACAGTGCTCCAACAGGAGGCTCtcctagtggttctcaaagctcAACTGGCTATGGACTGTTTCAAGGACTTGTGAGCCAGTTTGGTAGTTCCCagacacagccaggcacaaatcaaCTGAGTTTTGCTCCTGCTTCAACTGTGACCCAGCAGGTAACTGACAGTGCTACAACAGGAGGCTCCTCTAGTTTCAGCATCCCAA gctctcctagtggttctcaaagccCCTCTGCCTATTGGCTTTCCCTAGGCCTTTCCAGCCCTTATGGTGGTTTCCagacacagccaggcacaaatcaaCTGGGCTCTGTTCCTGCTTCAACTGTGACCCAGCAGGTAACTGACAGTGCTACAACAGGAGACTCtcctagtggttctcaaagctcAACTGGCTATGGACTGTTTCAAGGACTTGTGAGCCAGTTTGGTAGTTCCCagacacagccaggcacaaatcaactgagttctgctcctgctttaactgtgacccagcaggtaactgacagtgctacaacaggaggctctcctagtggttctcaaagccCCTCTGCCTATTGGCTTTCCCTAGGCCTTTCCAGCCCTTATGGTGGTTTCCagacacagccaggcacaaatcaaCTGGGCTCTGTTCCTGCTTCAACTGTGACCCAGCAGGTAACTGACAGTGCTACAACAGGAG GCTCCTCTAGTTTCAGCATCCCAA gctctcctagtggttctcaaagccCCTCTGCCTATTGGCTTTCCCTAGGCCTTTCCAGCCCTTATGGTGGTTTCCagacacagccaggcacaaatcaaCTGGGCTCTGTTCCTGCTTCAACTGTGACCCAGCAGGTAACTGACAGTGCTACAACAGGAGACTCtcctagtggttctcaaagctcAACTGGCTATGGACTGTTTCAAGGACTTGTGAGCCAGTTTGGTAGTTCCCagacacagccag gcacaaatcaactgagttctgctcctgcttcaactgtgacccagcaggtaactgacagtgctacaacaggaggctctcctagtggttctcaaagctcAACTGGTTATGGACTGTTTCAAGGACTTGTGAGCCAGTTTGGTAGTTCCCagacacagccaggcacaaatcaaCTGAGTTTTGCTCCTGCTTCAACTGTGACCCAGCAGGTAACTGACAGTGCTACAACAGGAGGCTCCTCTAGTTTCAGCATCCCAAGCTCtcctagtggttctcaaagccCCTCTGCCTATTGGCTTTCCCTAGGCCTTTCCAGCCCATATGGTGGTTTCCagacacagccaggcacaaatcaaCTGGGCTCTGTTCCTGCTTCAACTGTGACCCAGCAGGTAACTGACAGTGCTACAACAGGAGGCTCtcctagtggttctcaaagctcAACTGGCTATGGACTGTTTCAAGGACTTGTGAGCCAGTTTGGTAGTTCCCagacacagccaggcacaaatcaactgagttctgctcctgcttcaactgtgacccagcaggtaactgacagtgctacaacaggag GCTCCTCTAGTTTCAGCATCCCAAGCTCtcctagtggttctcaaagccCCTCTGCCTATTGGCTTTCCCTAGGCCTTTCCAGCCCATATGGTGGTTTCCagacacagccaggcacaaatcaaCTGGGCTCTGTTCCTGCTTCAACTGTGACCCAGCAGGTAACTGACAGTGCTACAACAGGAG gctctcctagtggttctcaaagccCCTCTGCCTATTGGCTTTCCCTAGGCCTTTCCAGCCCTTATGGTGGTTTCCagacacagccaggcacaaatcaaCTGGGCTCTGTTCCTGCTTCAACTGTGACCCAGCAGGTAACTGACAGTGCTACAACAGGAGGCTCtcctagtggttctcaaagctcAACTGGCTATGGACTGTTTCAAGGACTTGTGAGCCAGTTTGGTAGTTCCCagacacagccaggcacaaatcaaCTGAGTTTTGCTCCTGCTTCAACTGTGACCCAGCAGGTAACTGACAGTGCTACAACAGGAGGCTCCTCTAGTTTCAGCATCCCAAGCTCtcctagtggttctcaaagccCCTCTGCCTATTGGCTTTCCCTAGGCCTTTCCAGCCCATATGGTGGTTTCCagacacagccaggcacaaatcaaCTGGGCTCTGTTCCTGCTTCAACTGTGACCCAGCAGGTAACTGACAGTGCTACAACAGGAGGCTCtcctagtggttctcaaagctcAACTGGCTATGGACTGTTTCAAGGACTTGTGAGCCAGTTTGGTAGTTCCCagacacagccaggcacaaatcaactgagttctgctcctgcttcaactgtgacccagcaggtaactgacagtgctacaacaggaggctctcctagtggttctcaaagctcAACTGGTTATGGACTGTTTCAAGGACTTGTGAGCCAGTTTGGTAGTTCCCagacacagccaggcacaaatcaaCTGAGTTCTGCTCCTGCTTCAACTGTGACCCAGCAGGTAACTGACAGTGCTACAACAGGAG GCTCtcctagtggttctcaaagctcAACTGGTTATGGACTGTTTCAAGGACTTGTGAGCCAGTTTGGTAGTTCCCagacacagccaggcacaaatcaactgagttctgctcctgcttcaactgtgacccagcaggtaactgacagtgctacaacaggag GCTCCTCTAGTTTCAGCATCCCAAGCTCtcctagtggttctcaaagccCCTCTGCCTATTGGCTTTCCCTAG GCCTTTCCAGCCCATATGGTGGTTTCCagacacagccaggcacaaatcaaCTGAGTTCTGCTCCTGCTTCAACTGTGACCCAGCAGGTAACTGACAGTGCTACAACAGGAGGCTCCTCTAGTTTCAGCATCCCAAGCTCtcctagtg GTTCTCAAAGCTCAACTGGCTATGGACTGTTTCAAGGACTTTCCAGCCCATATGGTGGTTTCCagacacagccaggcacaaatcaactgagttctgctcctgcttcaactgtgacccagcaggtaactgacagtgctacaacaggaggctctcctagtggttctcaaagctcAACTGGCTATGGACTGTTTCAAGGACTTTCCAGCCATGATGGTGGTTTCCagacacagccaggcacaaatcaaCTGAGTTCTGCTCCTGCTTCAACTGTGACCCAGCAGGTAACTGACAGTGCTACAACAGGAG GCTCCTCTAGTTTCAGCATCCCAAGCTCtcctagtggttctcaaagctcAACTGGCTATGGACTGTTTCAAGGACTTGTGAGCCAGTTTGGTAGTTCCCAGACACAGCAAGGCACAAATCAACTGAGTTCTGCTCCTGCTTCAACTGTAACCCAACAGTCTGCTGAGAGTGGACCATCCATTAGCCCTCCTGTTTCATTGTCCTCCAGTTTGAGTGGGTCTCAAAGCCCCTCTGCCTATTGGCTTTCCCTAGGCCTTTCCAGCCCATTTGGTGGTTTCCAGACACAGCCAGGAACAAATCAACTGGGCTCTGTTCCTGCTTCAACTGTGACCCAGCAGGTAACTGACAGTGCTACAACAGGAG GCTCCTCTAGTTTCAGCATCTCCAGCTCtcctagtggttctcaaagctcAACTGGCTATGGACTGTTTCAAGGACTTGTGAACCAGTTTGGTAGTACCCagacacagccaggcacaaatcaaCTGAGTTCTGCTCCTGCTTCAACTGTGACCCAACAGTCTGCTGAGACTGGACCATCCATTAGCCCTCCTGTTTCATTGTCCTCCAGTTTGAGTGGTTCTCAAAGCTCAACTGGCTATGGACTGTTTCAAGGACTTTCCAGCCATGATGGTGGTTTCCagacacagccaggcacaaatcaaCTGAGTTCTGCTCCTGCTTCAACTGTGACCCAGCAGGTAACTGACAGTTCTACAACAGGTGGGTCCTCTAGTTTCAGCATCCCAAGCTCtcctagtggttctcaaagccCCTCTGCCTATTGGCTTTCCCTAGGCCTTTCCAGCCCATATGGTGGTTTCCagacacagccaggcacaaatcaaCTGGGCTCTGTTCCTGCTTCAACTGTAACCCAGCAGGTAACTGACAGTGGTACAACAGGAGGCTCtcctagtggttctcaaagctcATCTGGCTATGGACTGTTTCAAGGACTTGTGAGCCAGTCTGGTAGTTCCCagacacagccaggcacaaatcaaCTGAGTTCTGTTCCTGCTTTAACTGTGACCCAACAGTCTGTTGAGAGTGGACCATCCATTAGCCCTCCTGTTTCATTGTCCTCCAGTTTGAGTGGTTCTCAAAGCCCCTCTGCCTATTGGCTTTCCCTAGGCCTTTCCAGCCCATATGGTGGTTTCCAGACACAGCAAGGCACAAATCAACTGAGTTCTGCTCCTGCTTCAACTGTGACCCAGCAGGTAACTGGCAGTGCTACAACAGGAGGCTCtcctagtggttctcaaagctcAACTGGCTATGGACTGTCACAGCAAGGCACAAATTATTTGGGCTCTGTTACTGCTTTAACTAGTAGCTCTGCTTCCAGTGCATTTCAAAGCCAAACTTTGTCTCAAGAACAGAGCCATAATGTACAGCAACTTGGGACCTTCAATCAGATGCTTCCTGCTTTTTGGTTTGGCCACCAGTCTTGTAAAAATAACGTGTTCAGTGGTTCTTCCAATATTTCCAAGCTTACCTCACATTAA